The window GTATTCCTCGACATTGGTCTTCTCGACACCCTTGAAGCGGATGCCGACGTCGCGCGCCAGGATGTCCGCATTGTAAAAGGGGCTGTTCGGATCGACCGAGAGGCGGTCCGGAAATTCGTCGCTCATGATTGTCTCGCTCATAACAGGGTCTCGATTTGCTGCCGCAATCCTTCGGGCCGCGCGGTCGGCGCATAGCGCGAAACCACCTTGCCGGCGCGATCCACCAGGAATTTGGTGAAATTCCATTTGATGGAGGCGCCCAGCAGGCCGGATTGCTGGCGTTTCAGGTACTCATACAACGGATGGGCATTACTGCCGTTGACGTCGATCTTCTCGAACAGGGGGAAGGTGACGTCGTAATTGGTCGAGCAGAACGCCTGGATCTCGCTCGCCGGTCCGGGCTCCTGCGCACCGAACTGGTTGCAGGGAAAGCCGAGCACCGAGAAGCCGCGCGGATTGAGGTCGCGATGCAGATCCTCCAGCCCGCGATATTGCGGCGTGAAGCCGCATTTGCTCGCGGTGTTGACGATCAGCAGCACCTGTCCCTCGAAGCTGCGCATGGGCACTTCTTCGCCGAGAAGCGAGTTGGCCTTGAAGTCGTAGATCACCGACATCGCTAACCCACGGGGTCGATCGGCGACGGCGGCACGCCGCCCGCCTCGATCGCCTCGCCCGCGAGCAGGCAGAGATCCTCGCGATAGCGGCCGGACACGATGTGCACGCCGACCGGCGCCTTGCCGACGAGGCCGGTGGAGACCACGAGGCCCGGCAGTCCCATGAAGGGAATCGCGATCTGCGGCAACTGCGCTTCCCAGACGCGTTTGAAGGATTCGTCGTCCTTGCGGTCGAGATGATCGGGGAACGGCAATTCGCCGGAGACTGGCGTCAGCAGCACGGCATAGGTCTCGAAGAACAGCATCCAGTCGCGGGTCAGCGTGGCGCGGCGGGTCAATGCCTTGGCGTAATTGGCCTGGTCCATCGGCGTGACCCTGGCGCGGTTGCCGCTGAGGCACGCCAGCGCGCCGGGATCGCCCTCACGCTCGGCCATTTCGAGCTGTGCCTCATAGCCGTCACCCAGCCAGAGCTTGATCTGCCACTCAACCGCTTCGCGCATCGGCGGCGTGTTCTCGATCACATCGACCGTCCAGCCAGCACGCTCCAGCCGCTTGCCGGCATCGGTCACGGCTGCCTTCACCTCCGGTGTGGTCGCAAGGCCATCCGGGCTGAGGCAGAGCGCGGCGCGCTTGGGCCGTGCGGGGCCTTCCAGCGGCGCCGGCACGAACCAGGGATCGCGGACATCGCGGGCCGACATCGCCGCGAGCGAAATCCTGATGTCGTTGACGGTGCGCGCCAGCGGTCCCGACACCGCCATGATCTGCGGCCCGATCGGACGCTCCGGCAGGGCCGGATTGAAGGCGGGGATGCGGCCGAGCGTCGGGCGCAAGCCATGCACGCCGCAGGCATAGGCGGGATAGCGGATCGAGCCGGCAATATCGGTGCCGTGAGCGATATGGCCGATGCCGGCCGCGACCGCCGAGCCGGCGCCGCCGGACGAGCCGCCCGGCGTCAGCGAGGCATCGCGGGGGTTCTTGGTGTCGCCGTGGACCAAATTGGTGGTGAACCAGCGATAGGAGAAGGCCGGGCAATTGGTGCGCCCAAGCAGAACGGCGCCGGCTTTGCGGAAATTGGCGACCACCGGATTGTCCTCGCGCGCGATCAGGTCGCGCTGAAGCTTGAGGCCGTTGGTGGTGGCAAAGCCCTCCTGGTCGACGTTGGCCTTGATGGTGACGGGCACGCCGGCCAGCACGCCGGGGTCCTCGCCCTTCGCGATGGCGGCATCGACGGCATCGGCCTGCTTGAGCACGTCCTCCGGCCGGTGGTCGATCACGGCGTTGAGGCTGGGATTGACGGCGTCGAGCCGGGCCAGGCCGGCCAGCGCGGCCTCCCTGGCGGAGACCTTTTTGGCTTTGACGAGGTTGGCGAGGTCGGCCGCCGACAGGCGCCAGAGATCTTGCATGGCTTGCTCCGTTTAACCGGCGTCTTTTAGCCCCGGGAACGCGGCAAAGCCATGCGGATTTCGCAGGGACGAAGGGCGGGGGATGCCGGGTGAGGCTCATTCGCCGTCATTGCGAGGAGCCCTTGCGACGAAGCAATCCAGTCTGCCTCCGCGGAGGCATTCTGGATTGCTTCGCTACGCTCGCAATGACGGGGAGAGAGTCGGGGGCTAATGCCGCGTCGCGGACTGGTCCGGGATGTCCAGCAATGCCTCGGTGAAGGGGAATTCGAGCACGATCTCGCCTTCGCGGTCGGTAACCTCGATGACGGCCTCAAGCAGGGCCGGCTGGGTGCCTTCCGATCTCAGCACCTCCAGGATCATCTGGCGGGCGACCTCCCAGGCACGGTCGGGATTGCGCAAATCCTCTCCTTCGGGATCCACGATCAGTTCGTTGCCGATACGGGTGTTGAAGAAATATCTGGGCATCACGAAGTTCCAGTTGGGTCGCCTGTACCGGATTGAAAGCTGCACTGCACTCACAACTGCTTTATCAGGACAGGGTTCGCGACCGAATGCGCCGAGCGCAGGGCCGCATCACCAGAAAGTACTGTTCCCCGCGCTTTTCTCGCGGCGCAATATGCCTTCGCTCGGGAAAATTTCACTGGCGAACTTTTGTGCCCGCAGTAACTTAGCCCCGGGCGGATACGTCCGAAATCTCGAAAATGGAGAGCCGAAATGGCCTGGAAAGCCCCGAAGATCGTCGAAGTGCCCTGTGGCATGGAAATCAACATGTATGTGAGCGCCACCCGCAAGTAAGCGGTTGGTGAGTTCGCGTTCTGCGCAGGTGGATCTTTCGGTCACGATGCATGTCCGGAAGACAGGATTTGTGTTTGCGTGAGATCCACCTCGCGACATTGCCTCCAGGAGACGGATCATGCTTCGCGTCGTCGTCCTGGGCGCCGCAGCCGGCGGCGGAGTGCCGCAATGGAATTGCGGCTGCGAGGGCTGCCGGACGGCCCGTGATAACGGCCAAGAGCTGCAACGGACCCAAGCCTCGGTCGCCTTCAGTGGCGACGGCGAGCACTGGTTCTTGATCAACGCCTCCCCCGACCTCCGCCAGCAATTGAATGCCACGCCGCAGCTGCATCCGAAGGCAGGCGCGCTGCGCCATACGCCGATCGCAGGCGTGATCCTGACCAACAGCGAAGTTGACGCAGTGGCAGGCCTGCTATCGATGCGCGAGGGCTCGCCCTTCACGGTCTATGCGCATGAGAAGGTGCTGGCGATCCTGAAGGCCAACAGCATCTTCAACGTGCTGAACGAGAAGAACGTGCAGCGCCTGCCGATCGGCATCAACGAGCCGTTCGAGCCGCGGCTGCCGGACGGGGCGCGCTCAGGACTTGAGGTGCTGCCCTTCGCGGTGTCGGGCAAATCGGCCTGGTACCTGGAAGGCAAGGTGCATCCGGGCGGCGACACCGGCGACGGCGATACGCTGGGGCTGAAGATCACCGACAAATCGACCGGCAAATACTTCTACTTCATCGCGGCCTGCGCCGAGGTCACCGACGCGCTCAAGGCCGAGATCGACGGCGCGTCGCTGGTGTTCTTCGACGGCACGGTGTGGCAGGACGACGAGATGATCAGGGCCGGCCTCGGCCACAAGACTGGCAAGAGCATGGGCCATGTCGCGATGTCCGGCGACCACGGCGCCATCGCGCGGCTCGCCGACCTCACACTCGACAGGAAGATATTTCTGCATATCAATAACTCGAACCCGGCGCTGCTGCCCGCTTCCCCCGAGCGCAAGGCCGCTGAAGCGGCGGGCTGGCAGATACCCGCTGACGGAACGGAGATCGTGCTGTGAATGCCGCGTCACTGACTGGAATGACCGCGCTCTCGATCGGCAAGGACATCAGGCTCAACTCGGCCCAGGAGCTGGAGACGGCGCTGCGCCATATCGGGGCGACGCGCTATCACAGCCTGCATCCGTTCCATAAGCTCTTGCACGGCGGCAAGCTGAACAAGGGCCAGGTTCAGGCCTGGGCGCTGAACCGCTACTATTACCAGAGCACCATCCCGATCAAGGACGCGGTGGTGATCTCGCGCTTCCGCGACCGCGCCACGCGCGTGGAATGGCGCCACCGCATTGAGGATCATGACGGCGATATCGGTTCCGAAGGCGGTATCGAGCGCTGGCTGAAGCTGACCGACGGCCTCGGGCTGGACACGGCCTATGTGGAATCCACCGAAGGCATCCTCCCCGCGACGCGCTTTGCCGTGGAAGCCTATGTGCACTATTGCCGCGAGAAGTCGCCGCTGGAGGCGATCGCCTCCTCGCTCACCGAATTGTTCGCGCCGAACCTGCACGAGGAGCGCATTGCCGGGATGCTGGAGCACTACGACTTCGTCAATCCTGACATCATGAGCTACTTCAAGCGTCGCCTGACACAGGCGCCGCGCGATGCCAATTTCGCACTCGACTATGTCAAGGCGCATGCCACCACGCCCGAGCAACGCGCGTCCGTCTGCAACGCGCTGATCTTCAAGACCAACGTGCTATGGGTGCAGCTCGACGCGCTCCAACACGCCTATGTCGAGGGCCACATTCCGCCGGGCGCGTTCGTGCCCCAAGAACACCAAAAAGCGAGCTGAGGAACAATGGCCGGGCCGCGCAACATCAGCGTCAGCGAGACCAGCCGGCCGGTGCTGCCGCGGCACGCCAAGCTGAAATATGACGAGACGCGAAAAGTCTGGGTGATCCTGGCGCCCGAACGCGTGCTGGCGCCGGACGAGATCGCGGTCGAGGTCTTGCAGCTCTGCGACGGCGAGCGCAATGTTGGCGAGGTTTCCGACCAGCTCGCCGCAAAATACGCCGCGCCGCGCGAGGCGATCCTGGCCGACGTCATCGTCATGCTGCAGGATCTCGCCGACAAGGGCTTTCTCACGGAGGCCCGGGAGAAGACGTCATGAGCGATGTGCTCGGCAATCCCACCATCCCGTCCGACGCCAGCGACAGCCTCGCGGTGCTGGAGAAGAGCCGCTCGACGGCAGAGACGTTCGGCATTCCGCTCGCCGTGCTGCTCGAGATCACCCATCGCTGCCCGCTGCAATGCCCCTATTGCTCCAACCCGGTCGAGCTCGACCGCTCGGGCAAGGAGCTGACCACCGAGGAATGGAAGAAGGTATTGAGTGAGCTCGCCGAGATCGGCGTGCTCCAGGTGCATTTCTCCGGCGGCGAGCCGACGGCGCGCAAGGACCTGGTCGAACTGGTCAAGCATGCCAGCGATGTGGGCCTCTACACCAACCTCATCACCTCGGCGGTGCTGCTGACGCGCGAGCGGCTGAGCGAGCTTGCGGATGCCGGGCTCTGCCACGTGCAGATCAGCTTCCAAGGCGTCGAAGAAGCCCTCGCCGATCGCGTCGGCGGTTACAAAAACGGGCACCGCAAGAAGCTCGAAGTGGCAAAATGGACCCGCGAGCTCGATTTGCCGCTCACCGTGAATGCGGTGATGCACCGGCAGAATTTGCACCAGCTGCCCGATATCATCCAGATGTCGATCGACCTCGACGCCGATCGGCTTGAGGTCGCCAACGTCCAATATTACGGCTGGGCGCTGAAGAACCGCGCCGCGCTGATGCCGACGGTGGCCCAACTCGACGAGTGCACCCGCATCGTCGAGGAGGCGCGCGAGCGGCTGAAGGGCCGGCTGACGATCGACTATGTCGTGCCCGATTATTACGCGCTGCGGCCGAAGAAGTGCATGGGCGGCTGGGGCCGGCAGTTCTTCAACATCTCGCCGGCCGGCAAGGTGCTGCCCTGCCACGCCGCCGAAAGCATCACCGGGCTCGAGTTCGAATCGGTGCGCTCCAACCATTCGATCGCCTGGATCTGGCAGAACTCGGAGGCCTTCAACCGCTATCGCGGCACCGGCTGGATGAAGGAGCCGTGCAAGAGCTGCGAATTCCGCGAGATCGATTTCGGCGGCTGCCGCTGCCAGGCGTTTGCACTGACCGGTGACGCCGCCAACACCGACCCGGCCTGTGCGCTGTCGCCGCTGCACGAGACGATCTTCAAGCAGGCCGAGCGCGAGGCCGAGGGCGAAACCAACCGCTTCCTCTATCGCAATTTCGCCGGCGGCACTCTGGAATCCGGCGAATGACGCCTGACGCCGACGCGGCCGGCTCAGTCAAGCGTGCCGATCCCTTTGCACCGCTGACCTCCGAAATGCTCGACGTCGGCGACGGCCACGAGCTCTATGTCGAGAGCGTCGGCCGCACCGACGGAATCCCCGCGGTCTATCTGCATGGCGGCCCCGGCAGCGGTTGCCAGCCCGACCATCGCCGCCTCTTTGATCCCGACCGTTTCCATGCCGTGCTGTTCGACCAGCGCGGCTGCGGCCGCAGCCGGCCGAAGGGATCGCGCCAGCACAACACCACGCAGCATCTGATCGCGGACATGGAAAAGATCCGCGAGAAATTCGGCGTCGCGCGCTGGATGGTGGTCGGCGGCTCCTGGGGCGCGACGCTGGCGCTGGCTTATGCGCAGGCGCATCCCGCGCGCGTCTCCGGGATTGCGCTCCGCGCGACGTTTCTCGGCACGCGAGCTGAAGTCGAGACCGCCTTTACCTCGCGCCTGTC of the Bradyrhizobium sp. WSM1417 genome contains:
- a CDS encoding DUF3297 family protein gives rise to the protein MSETIMSDEFPDRLSVDPNSPFYNADILARDVGIRFKGVEKTNVEEYCISEGWVRVTAGNAKDRHGNPLTIKVHGPVEPYFRDKK
- a CDS encoding glutathione peroxidase; translation: MSVIYDFKANSLLGEEVPMRSFEGQVLLIVNTASKCGFTPQYRGLEDLHRDLNPRGFSVLGFPCNQFGAQEPGPASEIQAFCSTNYDVTFPLFEKIDVNGSNAHPLYEYLKRQQSGLLGASIKWNFTKFLVDRAGKVVSRYAPTARPEGLRQQIETLL
- a CDS encoding amidase family protein, with translation MQDLWRLSAADLANLVKAKKVSAREAALAGLARLDAVNPSLNAVIDHRPEDVLKQADAVDAAIAKGEDPGVLAGVPVTIKANVDQEGFATTNGLKLQRDLIAREDNPVVANFRKAGAVLLGRTNCPAFSYRWFTTNLVHGDTKNPRDASLTPGGSSGGAGSAVAAGIGHIAHGTDIAGSIRYPAYACGVHGLRPTLGRIPAFNPALPERPIGPQIMAVSGPLARTVNDIRISLAAMSARDVRDPWFVPAPLEGPARPKRAALCLSPDGLATTPEVKAAVTDAGKRLERAGWTVDVIENTPPMREAVEWQIKLWLGDGYEAQLEMAEREGDPGALACLSGNRARVTPMDQANYAKALTRRATLTRDWMLFFETYAVLLTPVSGELPFPDHLDRKDDESFKRVWEAQLPQIAIPFMGLPGLVVSTGLVGKAPVGVHIVSGRYREDLCLLAGEAIEAGGVPPSPIDPVG
- the pqqA gene encoding pyrroloquinoline quinone precursor peptide PqqA; the protein is MAWKAPKIVEVPCGMEINMYVSATRK
- the pqqB gene encoding pyrroloquinoline quinone biosynthesis protein PqqB, which encodes MLRVVVLGAAAGGGVPQWNCGCEGCRTARDNGQELQRTQASVAFSGDGEHWFLINASPDLRQQLNATPQLHPKAGALRHTPIAGVILTNSEVDAVAGLLSMREGSPFTVYAHEKVLAILKANSIFNVLNEKNVQRLPIGINEPFEPRLPDGARSGLEVLPFAVSGKSAWYLEGKVHPGGDTGDGDTLGLKITDKSTGKYFYFIAACAEVTDALKAEIDGASLVFFDGTVWQDDEMIRAGLGHKTGKSMGHVAMSGDHGAIARLADLTLDRKIFLHINNSNPALLPASPERKAAEAAGWQIPADGTEIVL
- the pqqC gene encoding pyrroloquinoline-quinone synthase PqqC; its protein translation is MNAASLTGMTALSIGKDIRLNSAQELETALRHIGATRYHSLHPFHKLLHGGKLNKGQVQAWALNRYYYQSTIPIKDAVVISRFRDRATRVEWRHRIEDHDGDIGSEGGIERWLKLTDGLGLDTAYVESTEGILPATRFAVEAYVHYCREKSPLEAIASSLTELFAPNLHEERIAGMLEHYDFVNPDIMSYFKRRLTQAPRDANFALDYVKAHATTPEQRASVCNALIFKTNVLWVQLDALQHAYVEGHIPPGAFVPQEHQKAS
- the pqqD gene encoding pyrroloquinoline quinone biosynthesis peptide chaperone PqqD, producing MAGPRNISVSETSRPVLPRHAKLKYDETRKVWVILAPERVLAPDEIAVEVLQLCDGERNVGEVSDQLAAKYAAPREAILADVIVMLQDLADKGFLTEAREKTS
- the pqqE gene encoding pyrroloquinoline quinone biosynthesis protein PqqE; amino-acid sequence: MSDVLGNPTIPSDASDSLAVLEKSRSTAETFGIPLAVLLEITHRCPLQCPYCSNPVELDRSGKELTTEEWKKVLSELAEIGVLQVHFSGGEPTARKDLVELVKHASDVGLYTNLITSAVLLTRERLSELADAGLCHVQISFQGVEEALADRVGGYKNGHRKKLEVAKWTRELDLPLTVNAVMHRQNLHQLPDIIQMSIDLDADRLEVANVQYYGWALKNRAALMPTVAQLDECTRIVEEARERLKGRLTIDYVVPDYYALRPKKCMGGWGRQFFNISPAGKVLPCHAAESITGLEFESVRSNHSIAWIWQNSEAFNRYRGTGWMKEPCKSCEFREIDFGGCRCQAFALTGDAANTDPACALSPLHETIFKQAEREAEGETNRFLYRNFAGGTLESGE